The region tttgttgtgttgttcagaatgcatcatattttgtaAATTGATCATATATGTTaaatcttaatctgcaaagtaactagtgaCTGTAGCTGTCAGATAACTAgtggaataaaaaataaaataaaattacctCTAAATTGTATTGAAGTACAAcactttaataaatgtatttacttttaccttttctctctttttttttttttttgtgtgtaattttCCCTTCGCAGTCTGATCGTGGATCTGTTCTGTCGAGGCTGCAACTCTGTGCTTGGTATGGTTTACGCATCCACGCCTAAGAACCTGGACCACAAGAGATTTGCATTCTGTCTCAATGTAGCAGACATTGACAGGTATGTTTAGGGCTGGGATTGTACGAATGTTTATAGACACATACATCAGTTTAAATTAGTTTAATGGGATTTAGATCAAATTTTGAAGAGAGTGTAATGATCAAAACAGGAATGTTGTACACCTGTGAACTTATTTCACAAGATTACATTATGTGAGAAGATAGTCTCCACAGAAATTGTCGccttatttactgtatataaaaacgTGAGTATAAGcatctattttgttttaaaacttGAAAACATGCACCCTTATTTCTAAACTGGTATTAACAAATGTAATCTTAATGACATCAGCATATTGTCATAATCAAGTAGAATAATGTAGAAATAATAAGCCTACTTAGATGTGGAAAATATCATATCTTGACACAAATTTTCTAGCTATAATTTGGTGGTGTTTATGGTTGGGGTATTGTATGGAATTCCACTTGTTGTAAAGCAGTTAATGGCATACACCCCCCTGCACCTGCATTTAGCACTGTACTATTACACTGTGAATCTTTTTCAGCTATGTGCTTGGCTCTGCAAGCCAGATGCTGGCAGCAGAGGGCCCCAAAGAGCAGCCAGTCACACTGGAGTACAGAGGCATTGTTGAACAACAGCTGACAGAGGTAAattactgctgctgcttttctttgtctgttttctCTGATATTGTATCAGTGTGAGAAAAATGTTTCCTCAGCTGAGCAGAAAGTCTGCCCTAAACCTCATTGCAATATGTACTATCTCTCCAAGCACAGGTCAAGTTTAGTCCTTTTTAaaattgtgttgttgtgtaaaAATGGTTGAAGAAAAACTAAAGATCTGTCCTGCACCTTGCCAGTTATGAGTCCCTGTTCTCTGTGTTGCATTGTGttgctgaccgtgctctcacatTGCTTTAGAGCAGCGCTCTCATTGATTATCAATGCACAAGTTGTACTAATGATGACATCAGCTTAGTACTGGGAAGCCCTCACTCCTGTGACGGGCAGACGTTTATATCAGACATTACCTCATCTCACCATGTCATCCCCAGCAAAGTGACTTCTTTCTCATACCGTTTTagatcaaattaaaataaaagtatattttcAGTAAGCATCAATTATAGCAtccatttctgtttataattttCTGCACGTTTGAACTTTTAAACCCtgttaaagttattattataaaaatgtagAGGGTACTTACATTTGTCACTGGAATAGTGTTGTGGTTTGCAAAGTTATTCTAAATCAtcctttgtttaaaaaatatccaCACAACCACAGATTGTCCAGTAGGTGGTGCTAGAGTGCAGGAGCACATGGCAGCCCTCCCACACTCTTGCACCAAGGACAATAGATGTGATGGGGAGCATGTTGAGGAATCTTTGTCAgaggaaaaacatgttttgccCATGAAGTGTCTTTGTCACTATAGCTGGATGTATGCATGGTTATTTAGTTTGATTTGGCAGTGAATTTCCTGCAGGTGACACTTGACCATTGTGTTATGAGATGTCTATGTAACACTACTGGTtataaacaagaaaaaaaaaaacattggatgTCAGCAATAGAACAATAGATTAGACATCAGAGCTTTATAGTCCTCATGGAGATGTCATGTCAGTGTATTAGCACACCAAGTAAGTACCgtgttgttttttctgtctGATAGTTTCCATGTGTAATTATGTTTTCTCTTTGAATGCACTTTTGTGAACCTCCAAGACAAATCCATTTCCGAATGGATCAACTCTTTAGTTCATCCCATGCAACAAAGCCCACGTCACTGATATAATAATGTTGCTACACCATGTGTCACTCAAACAAAGGAGTGCGCCGTAAAATGAATTGAACAGGCTTACCTCATATTCTCTTACCACTTAAATCCACCTCGTCATTGACTGTGTTAAGTCGCTGTGTGGGTAGGCTGAAGACTAATCGGACTATGGTTACACGCTGATTGTATTCATTTTAGGTGGCTTTATAGCCTTCGTTCATTGTTAGTCATTGGCATATTCTAACAAGATTATAAAGGAATTTGACTAGGTCAAGGATTAAAATCTGTTTTTATCACGTTTGTCAACATTAATCTTTATGGCTTTTTCACTGACAATTTCTACTATAATTTCTTTCAATCACCATTGTGTTTGAGTTCGGGCCCTAAGCTGTTTTGCCAGCAGTCCGTTTTCTAGACAAAATTTTGAAATAGCATTTCCGATTTATGTGGTTTCTAACGGCTTGTCCATCCAGAACTCATGTAGGTATCGATACTTTTGGGTGTACCACAAGTATTGAAAGCTGTTGATCAGAAAGTTTTACAGCCGACtaatttatttcttcttctttttcttctaaaAACGGTAAAATAAGTATAATTGGTAATAAACTCTGCAGTTCCTCAAGACCTAAGTAAAGTTTCCAGGTCTTGCTTCTCAACTGCTGAAACAGGATTGGTAACAGTCAGAGCCGGAAAAAAGAAACGAGTAAACAAAATGATCGTTCCCGGCAGCATGGGGAGAGCAGAGGTCAGTTCGAAAAAAACGCACAAAAAGAGGATACGAGAGAGGGTTACGAGGATATAGTTCTTTTGTGTGCTTGCGTAATTGCAATGTGAAACCGAGACTTAGCGGGTCATATGTATCAATGTAACagaaacatgaaccttggttcggactttcaggtgtgaaaaaGCCCTCTGTATCAGTGGTTCCAGCAGGTATCGTCACTAGTATTACAATGTCCAACAATCCCCAGCCCTGCACTCTTTGTCCTCAGCTGTACTGTATCTGTTGAAGCCGCCATAATTAATGtattatgtctgtctgtctgactcgtAGACACTTGTTTGGGTTTTTCAACTTGTACACTCACTGACCTGTCTCCCCCACCCTTCCCACTCCCTTCCTTCTCCCCCTACCCCCATCCTCCTTTCCACCCGTCTTTCTTCCTCACTGCTTCCTGCTGCCCCCTTTATTTCCCACCTGTCCATTTTCTCCTCAATGTATTCCCTGTCCTTGCTCCTTCATACCCACCTATTCCATCCTCTCTTTACTCATTTTTCTGCTGTTCTGCCCTTGCTGCTCTTCTTCACATGCCAATCCGGCCCCTTTTAAAACCTTCCCCTTCTCTCCTGTCTGACCCCATCCTTCCCAGATGAAAATGCTGGTCATGTCCATGGCACAGAGGCTGGAAGAGATTGATGCTGGTCTTCAGGAGGAATGCGATGTGGCATGACGATGAAGAACGTCACCTTGTCTGGGTGGGTGCTTTGTCCAGGTGTTGAACGTGACTTCTCAACCCCGTACCTTTTTTACATTAGTGTTTCCTCCTCTTAAGTATCATCTCAACCACATTCCCTCAGCCACACGTTTTGTCCGAGCCTCACCTTgtgtgctcaca is a window of Perca fluviatilis chromosome 16, GENO_Pfluv_1.0, whole genome shotgun sequence DNA encoding:
- the mis18a gene encoding protein Mis18-alpha, with the protein product MAARQKSLQHREKSINTTFESSIDSTAVEEKLFGQAEEDEDGDDDGPVVFICGKCKLPVGDSMSWDGSEACQNQIRLKRVTDNVVVGEDSRLHEASKRSLCLIVDLFCRGCNSVLGMVYASTPKNLDHKRFAFCLNVADIDSYVLGSASQMLAAEGPKEQPVTLEYRGIVEQQLTEMKMLVMSMAQRLEEIDAGLQEECDVA